A single window of Rhinatrema bivittatum unplaced genomic scaffold, aRhiBiv1.1, whole genome shotgun sequence DNA harbors:
- the LOC115082459 gene encoding 5'-AMP-activated protein kinase subunit gamma-1-like codes for MNFMMQHCCYDAVPTSNKLVVFDTTLQIKKAFFALVANGVRAAPLWDSKQQCFVGMLTITDFINILHRYYKSPLVRTAAPRGPEALCCHICLSCVCGSQ; via the exons ATGAACTTCATGATGCAACACTGCTGCTATGATGCTGTCCCCACCAGCAACAAACTGGTCGTCTTCGACACCACCTTACAG ATCAAGAAGGCTTTTTTTGCACTGGTGGCCAATGGTGTGAGAGCGGCTCCTCTCTGGGACAGTAAGCAACAATGCTTTGTGG GGATGCTGACTATCACAGACTTCATTAACATCCTGCATCGCTACTACAAGTCCCCGCTGGTGAGGACTGCGGCTCCCCGAGGCCCCGAGGCTCTGTGCTGTCACATCTGTCTGTCCTGTGTTTGTGGGAGCCAGTGA